The following coding sequences lie in one Thalassoglobus polymorphus genomic window:
- the cysS gene encoding cysteine--tRNA ligase: protein MSLRVYNTLTREKELFETIEPGKVSMYLCGPTVYKPAHIGHMVGPVIFDTVKRYLSYNGYDVTFVINITDVDDKLINKATELGMEVKALAEQMTQDYFDNLNSMGVDSIDHFPYATDYIKDMQSMIQGLIDKGHAYPLNGDVYFNVTSDADYGKLSRRSVEAMMAGTRVESNESKKNPADFALWKGSKDGEPAWESPWGPGRPGWHIECSVMSCRILGESIDIHGGGLDLMFPHHENELAQSESSSGKTFVRYWMHNGLMQSGKNTGKVGGGHDKRGDKPVSESDAEEAQIANKLAGSAGAESVKTAVFAHHHPEVVRFFLLSTHYRSPIDFSLENIANTEKSMEGFYRMFENFERITGECFYELPAPTTREATTDLAGLSEESKTVLTDLRDRFLEAMDDDFNTGGGIGLLFEMRRVINGFVSQNKLEESCSDEQKSQLKTMLTLFKELSNLVGVFRKPIEKETGVDDEFVNGLMDLVLEIRKQMREEKNWAVADKIRDALNELKVEVEDGKEGVRWSRG from the coding sequence ATGTCGCTTCGCGTATACAATACACTCACCCGCGAGAAGGAACTGTTTGAGACAATCGAGCCGGGAAAGGTCTCGATGTATTTGTGCGGGCCAACGGTTTATAAACCGGCTCACATCGGCCATATGGTCGGACCGGTCATCTTTGATACGGTCAAGCGCTATCTCAGCTACAACGGGTACGATGTCACTTTTGTTATCAATATCACAGACGTTGATGACAAATTGATCAATAAGGCGACTGAGCTCGGAATGGAAGTCAAAGCTCTCGCTGAGCAGATGACGCAGGATTACTTCGACAACCTCAATTCAATGGGTGTTGATTCGATCGATCATTTCCCGTACGCGACCGATTACATCAAAGACATGCAGTCGATGATTCAAGGACTCATCGATAAGGGGCATGCATACCCTCTGAACGGGGATGTCTATTTCAATGTCACCTCCGACGCTGACTACGGAAAACTGAGTCGGCGCAGTGTCGAAGCGATGATGGCGGGAACACGCGTCGAATCTAATGAATCCAAGAAAAACCCTGCGGACTTCGCACTCTGGAAGGGCTCGAAAGATGGCGAACCGGCCTGGGAGAGTCCCTGGGGACCGGGACGGCCTGGATGGCACATTGAATGTTCAGTGATGAGCTGCAGGATTCTCGGTGAGTCGATCGACATTCACGGCGGCGGGCTCGACTTGATGTTCCCGCACCATGAGAACGAACTCGCACAGTCCGAGTCATCTTCGGGGAAAACCTTCGTGCGGTACTGGATGCACAACGGGTTGATGCAGTCCGGGAAAAACACCGGCAAAGTTGGTGGTGGTCACGATAAGCGGGGAGACAAGCCTGTCTCGGAAAGTGATGCGGAAGAAGCTCAAATTGCGAACAAGCTGGCTGGGTCCGCCGGAGCTGAGTCGGTCAAGACAGCGGTCTTTGCACATCACCATCCTGAAGTCGTCCGCTTCTTTTTGCTCTCGACGCACTACCGCAGCCCGATTGATTTCTCTCTGGAGAATATTGCGAATACTGAAAAAAGTATGGAAGGCTTTTACCGGATGTTCGAGAACTTCGAACGTATCACCGGTGAGTGTTTCTACGAACTGCCAGCACCGACGACTCGCGAGGCGACTACCGATCTTGCTGGACTTAGTGAGGAATCGAAAACAGTTCTGACCGATTTGCGAGACCGATTCCTCGAAGCGATGGATGACGACTTCAATACCGGCGGTGGGATTGGTCTGCTGTTTGAAATGCGGCGCGTCATCAATGGTTTTGTCAGTCAAAATAAGCTCGAAGAGTCTTGCAGCGACGAGCAGAAGTCTCAACTGAAAACCATGCTGACGCTCTTCAAAGAGCTCTCGAACCTTGTCGGGGTCTTTCGCAAGCCGATTGAGAAGGAAACCGGTGTCGACGACGAATTCGTCAACGGCCTGATGGACTTGGTGCTAGAGATTCGTAAGCAAATGCGAGAAGAAAAGAACTGGGCCGTCGCAGATAAAATTCGTGATGCTTTGAACGAACTGAAAGTCGAAGTGGAAGATGGCAAAGAGGGCGTCCGCTGGAGCCGTGGATAA
- a CDS encoding tetratricopeptide repeat protein, protein MKIFFLCLAVSFAGAEEVVARGFGGGGGRGGGGGGRSFGGGGGGRSFGGGGGISRPSSPSISRPSSRPSSRPSSPSISRPSSRPSTPSSRPSIPSSRPSTPGSRPGSRPSIPSSRPNLPSSRPGSGGSGRPGQLPSIQPGNRPSTLPGSRPGIQPGNRPSIQPGNRPSTLPGNRPGSGGNRPGSGIDTGTRLPGRPGSDGRPATLPGLGGGTGNRPGIGDRPGNRPGGGDRPNIGDRPGNRPGNGDRPNIGDRPNAGDRPGNRPDRPSFDDRKDNLNDRMANRNDRWDDRNDRWDDRNDRWNDRNDRWDDWHDRHYHHHGDWHHGNWHGHYYPGARWNYWWDNYPVMTAFGVTTWAVNRVGWAFGYNSYVNPYATSYVDNSSAYYDYSQPIVMTPDEQTLAADPASTEPPAALPETALSSFDQARNEFYDGDYDAALKSTDAALKEMPNDTAIHEFRALVTFALADYQQSAATLYAVLSVGPGWDWTTLSGLYPSVDVYTEQLRALESYCKKNPSDQASRFVLAYQYVTAGHNDAAIEQLQGLVKANPQDQVSIQMLQRLDPDAEIPNPAKKVEPPKPADPVEAKQLQGDWEATRDKSTYEMELAENQEFTWKFTTDGKTQEVRGIWSVDKDGVLAMEMNDSGVMLAQTIVKGNDLEFYMLGDTTGNDPIDFQKK, encoded by the coding sequence ATGAAAATATTCTTTCTATGCCTCGCAGTCAGCTTCGCAGGTGCTGAAGAGGTCGTTGCACGTGGCTTCGGTGGAGGTGGTGGACGCGGCGGCGGAGGCGGCGGACGAAGTTTTGGTGGCGGAGGTGGTGGACGTAGCTTTGGTGGCGGTGGCGGAATCAGTCGCCCCTCTTCTCCTTCTATCAGCCGACCATCTTCGAGGCCATCTTCAAGACCGTCTTCTCCATCGATAAGTCGACCGAGTAGCCGACCAAGCACTCCCAGCAGTCGTCCAAGTATCCCAAGTAGCCGGCCGAGTACTCCCGGCAGTCGGCCAGGCAGTCGCCCAAGCATCCCAAGCAGTCGTCCTAACCTTCCATCTTCTCGTCCCGGAAGTGGAGGAAGTGGACGTCCTGGTCAATTGCCAAGTATTCAACCGGGGAATCGCCCGAGCACTTTACCTGGGAGTCGACCAGGCATTCAGCCGGGAAATCGCCCGAGCATTCAGCCAGGAAATCGTCCAAGCACCCTACCTGGAAATCGCCCCGGCAGCGGTGGCAACAGACCCGGTTCAGGGATTGATACTGGGACAAGATTGCCCGGTCGACCGGGATCTGATGGACGCCCAGCAACTCTTCCGGGACTTGGTGGTGGAACGGGAAATCGCCCTGGTATTGGTGATCGCCCAGGCAATCGCCCCGGGGGTGGAGATCGACCGAATATTGGGGATCGGCCCGGAAACCGCCCTGGAAATGGTGACCGTCCGAACATCGGAGACCGACCAAATGCTGGAGACCGACCCGGCAACCGACCAGATCGTCCGAGCTTCGACGACCGTAAAGATAACTTGAACGATCGTATGGCGAACAGGAATGACAGATGGGACGACCGCAATGACCGGTGGGATGACCGGAATGATCGATGGAACGACCGGAATGACAGATGGGACGACTGGCACGACAGGCACTACCATCATCATGGAGACTGGCACCATGGAAACTGGCATGGTCATTACTATCCGGGGGCTCGCTGGAACTATTGGTGGGACAACTATCCTGTGATGACAGCTTTCGGTGTCACGACATGGGCGGTCAACCGTGTGGGTTGGGCATTTGGATACAATAGTTATGTCAACCCATATGCAACGTCTTATGTTGACAACAGCAGCGCGTATTATGACTACTCACAGCCGATTGTCATGACACCGGATGAGCAAACGCTCGCTGCTGATCCAGCTTCAACGGAGCCTCCTGCTGCACTTCCGGAAACGGCTTTGTCGAGCTTTGATCAAGCGCGAAACGAGTTCTACGACGGTGACTACGATGCAGCCCTCAAGTCGACGGACGCTGCACTCAAGGAGATGCCAAACGATACTGCAATTCATGAGTTCCGAGCGTTGGTCACCTTCGCTCTTGCGGATTATCAACAATCCGCAGCGACTTTGTATGCAGTCTTAAGTGTTGGCCCCGGTTGGGATTGGACAACACTGAGTGGGTTGTACCCAAGTGTCGATGTCTATACTGAACAGCTGCGAGCACTGGAAAGTTATTGCAAGAAAAATCCTTCCGATCAGGCATCTCGTTTTGTCCTTGCGTATCAGTATGTGACCGCAGGTCACAACGACGCAGCAATCGAGCAACTGCAAGGTCTTGTCAAAGCAAACCCGCAGGATCAGGTCTCAATTCAGATGCTTCAGCGGCTTGACCCAGACGCGGAAATCCCGAACCCTGCCAAGAAAGTGGAGCCTCCAAAACCTGCAGACCCTGTTGAAGCGAAACAACTGCAAGGTGACTGGGAAGCAACTCGTGATAAGTCCACTTACGAAATGGAACTCGCAGAGAACCAAGAGTTCACCTGGAAGTTTACGACAGATGGGAAAACTCAAGAAGTCCGTGGAATTTGGAGCGTCGACAAAGATGGAGTTCTGGCAATGGAAATGAACGACTCCGGTGTGATGCTCGCTCAAACCATCGTGAAAGGAAACGATCTTGAGTTCTACATGCTCGGAGACACCACAGGGAATGACCCGATCGATTTTCAAAAGAAATAG
- the ygfZ gene encoding CAF17-like 4Fe-4S cluster assembly/insertion protein YgfZ: protein MDTLLFDLSAWSQIQITGVDRKSFLQSFCTNDINKLGSGAVCEVFIPDIKGKILGHLFVVAEDEHLTLLAVPGANETVAPHLTKYLLGVEAEVQDKTNDTGLLCLIGDNVADVVGEAVSLELNQGRKIALGGNSLLIVRVDITNFPTYLVSGSREEIEVAQQYLLEKGAPVGTDAHFERLRIEAGFPFAGVDISAANIAQEAARTDQTISFTKGCYLGQEPIARLDAMGHTNKELRGLVIEAESVSNGASVLAEEKEVGTITSVAQRGDGTSVGFAIVRAKFAKPGTSLVVTDAVGTYPATVFWPRLE from the coding sequence ATGGATACACTGCTGTTTGATTTGTCAGCCTGGTCACAAATTCAGATTACTGGCGTCGACCGGAAATCCTTCCTGCAGAGTTTCTGCACAAACGATATCAATAAGCTCGGTTCTGGAGCAGTTTGTGAAGTCTTCATCCCGGATATTAAGGGAAAGATACTAGGGCATCTTTTTGTTGTCGCGGAGGACGAACATCTGACTTTGCTAGCTGTTCCTGGCGCAAACGAAACGGTAGCGCCTCACCTGACGAAATACCTGCTCGGTGTCGAGGCGGAAGTTCAGGATAAGACCAACGACACTGGCCTGCTCTGCCTGATTGGTGACAACGTTGCAGATGTCGTCGGGGAGGCTGTCAGTCTTGAATTGAATCAGGGGCGGAAAATCGCACTGGGAGGAAACTCGCTGTTGATCGTTCGCGTCGACATCACAAACTTCCCGACTTATCTCGTATCTGGTTCACGAGAAGAGATTGAAGTTGCTCAACAGTACCTGCTTGAGAAAGGTGCCCCAGTTGGAACAGACGCGCATTTCGAGCGATTGAGGATTGAAGCGGGGTTCCCTTTCGCAGGTGTTGATATCTCTGCAGCCAACATCGCACAGGAAGCTGCACGAACCGATCAGACAATCAGCTTCACGAAAGGCTGCTACCTTGGTCAGGAACCGATCGCGCGTCTGGATGCAATGGGGCACACGAATAAGGAACTGCGAGGTTTGGTCATTGAAGCGGAGAGCGTCTCAAACGGAGCGTCTGTTCTGGCTGAAGAAAAGGAAGTTGGCACAATCACATCGGTTGCCCAACGAGGTGATGGAACAAGCGTTGGATTTGCGATTGTGCGTGCGAAATTCGCCAAACCTGGAACGAGTCTTGTCGTCACCGATGCGGTCGGAACCTATCCTGCAACAGTGTTTTGGCCAAGATTAGAGTAG
- a CDS encoding YCF48-related protein, with product MDAKDLNRRVTNALLFVLFLWLPGGGFLNAQELSLNAQSQLSVSPSQDDATLHDVTFVGNETGWAVGEKGAIWKTTNGGRSWSFIHAHPQLQSYTLESVHFLTNRVGWISGGTVSQVGRVHHGIVLATTDGGETWTVKSHNQLPYLRSIQFFDLDRGLAVGERTAKYPSGVMNTSDGGQTWTAIPANENATWNEAAFFNGDTGFVVGDEGAQSTFANGALIAGGGNLGGLKAFRDVSVDSTGSCWMVGDGALMLTSEDRGVSWSLPELRLPKEYGDFFDFSCVAQKGGHVWIAGRPGSVILHSPNGGQNWEIQSTGESAPLKSLHFSDEHHGVAVGMFGRICVTEDGGQTWKTVRGNNRRLAFWALHGHKSRVPLGFLTRWSREAGYRSAVTLTSRRDLGVDSHFARDDRVLLEQAVLVAGGNSAMIDWRLPVSLPGLDRDDEKLLDEWFSLTENRLQQVLLGNLVAQIRTWKPDVILLDEPPKDDAVTKLIHHALPQAVEQAQDPNRYPEHFKVGLAPWSVKKVVMERAPGLKGSMTQDNFEILPHLKTTLDVAEKQASSRLFKESDSTISNRGYEVLYLAAGLELSKGTLFGDLGISKGSDARRDVPSIRSIDYDRLIDEAKHRRTMTAITQRMIDSPQQGAQLLAQLGEILKPLSDEQAAAQLANLALKYRESGQWKLAEETYSQLIINYSREPAALDAMLWLVEYSTSAEMNWQRLRTINASNSQIQVDPTIVQANFQKALDVAARNATVAGFENEVRQLDSPLDGNSNPLVPTLGNSPALLNGDATGANQYELQLRRWQETAGLIVEDMSAAYPRLFEKDEIQFVVAALMRRRKQARRADEIYGRYLQRLNDDDPWHVAAKGEAYLIRPGAVSPKPVVSCKSTQLAPVLDGRITDLCWSEANEIQLGKESTDADFIGTEQARGGQVQIVEQKPIVMFSHDQEYLYIGGTVPKSDEIEYSETEQAGRPRDADLGKHDYISIQFDIDRDYVTYYRFDVDQRGWTREACWDAWGYNPEWFVAAAQDATTWSFEIAIPIQELVASELNVNQTWALGVTRVIPGVGVQSWTNSGGETPLPPRFGFLRFE from the coding sequence ATGGATGCTAAAGATTTGAACAGGCGTGTGACAAATGCACTGTTATTCGTGCTCTTTCTCTGGCTGCCCGGCGGAGGCTTTCTCAACGCTCAAGAGCTGAGTCTGAATGCTCAATCACAACTTTCAGTCTCTCCCTCTCAGGATGATGCCACTCTGCATGATGTGACATTTGTTGGAAATGAAACAGGTTGGGCAGTTGGCGAGAAAGGGGCAATTTGGAAGACGACCAACGGTGGACGAAGTTGGAGCTTCATCCATGCGCATCCTCAACTCCAATCCTATACCCTGGAAAGCGTTCATTTTCTCACGAACCGTGTGGGCTGGATTTCCGGTGGCACTGTTTCTCAGGTGGGGCGAGTCCATCACGGGATTGTACTTGCGACAACCGATGGGGGCGAAACCTGGACTGTGAAGTCTCACAACCAGTTGCCGTATCTCAGGTCGATTCAGTTCTTTGATTTAGACAGAGGTTTGGCCGTTGGAGAAAGAACCGCCAAGTATCCCTCTGGGGTGATGAATACTTCGGATGGTGGGCAGACCTGGACAGCGATCCCTGCCAACGAAAATGCAACTTGGAATGAAGCCGCATTTTTCAATGGAGATACGGGTTTCGTCGTTGGCGATGAAGGGGCTCAGTCGACATTTGCGAACGGAGCATTAATCGCTGGCGGTGGAAATCTTGGTGGGTTGAAAGCGTTTCGTGATGTCAGTGTTGATTCGACCGGATCGTGCTGGATGGTTGGCGATGGAGCGTTAATGCTGACGAGTGAAGATCGCGGAGTGAGTTGGTCGCTTCCTGAATTGCGGCTTCCTAAAGAATACGGCGACTTCTTTGACTTCAGTTGTGTTGCTCAAAAAGGAGGGCATGTCTGGATCGCCGGGAGACCCGGATCGGTCATTCTGCACTCTCCGAATGGTGGGCAGAACTGGGAAATTCAATCGACCGGCGAGAGTGCCCCGTTAAAAAGTTTGCACTTCAGCGATGAGCATCATGGTGTCGCAGTCGGGATGTTCGGGCGTATTTGCGTCACTGAGGATGGTGGGCAAACCTGGAAGACGGTGCGAGGGAACAATCGTCGCCTCGCCTTCTGGGCTTTGCATGGTCACAAGAGTCGCGTTCCGTTGGGGTTTTTAACTCGTTGGTCGCGTGAAGCGGGGTACCGTTCTGCTGTCACTCTCACATCACGTCGTGATTTAGGCGTGGATTCTCACTTCGCCCGGGACGATCGAGTCTTGCTGGAGCAGGCGGTTCTCGTCGCCGGTGGCAACAGTGCGATGATTGATTGGCGATTACCAGTTTCGTTGCCCGGGTTGGATCGTGATGACGAGAAACTTCTTGATGAATGGTTCAGTCTGACGGAGAATCGGCTGCAACAGGTTTTGCTGGGGAATTTGGTTGCTCAAATTCGAACCTGGAAACCGGATGTCATTTTGCTGGACGAACCTCCCAAAGATGACGCGGTGACAAAACTGATTCATCACGCGCTCCCGCAGGCTGTGGAGCAGGCTCAGGACCCCAACAGGTATCCGGAACATTTCAAGGTCGGGCTGGCACCATGGAGTGTGAAGAAAGTTGTGATGGAGCGCGCTCCGGGTTTGAAGGGCTCAATGACTCAGGACAATTTTGAAATTTTGCCGCATCTGAAAACAACACTCGATGTTGCCGAGAAACAGGCATCATCACGATTGTTTAAAGAGTCGGACTCAACCATTTCGAATCGCGGTTACGAAGTCTTGTACCTTGCTGCGGGGTTGGAACTCTCGAAGGGGACTCTCTTCGGAGACTTGGGGATTTCAAAAGGCTCGGACGCTCGTCGAGATGTCCCATCAATTCGATCGATCGACTACGATCGTCTAATCGATGAGGCAAAACATCGGCGGACAATGACAGCGATCACGCAGCGAATGATCGACAGTCCTCAACAAGGTGCACAACTCCTTGCGCAGCTGGGAGAAATTCTCAAACCACTTTCAGATGAACAGGCTGCCGCTCAATTGGCAAATCTGGCTTTGAAGTATCGAGAGAGCGGTCAATGGAAGTTGGCTGAAGAGACGTATTCGCAGTTGATCATTAACTATTCTCGGGAGCCCGCCGCACTGGATGCGATGTTGTGGTTGGTTGAGTATTCAACGAGTGCCGAGATGAACTGGCAGCGGTTGCGGACAATCAACGCGAGCAACTCGCAAATCCAGGTTGATCCGACAATCGTTCAGGCCAACTTTCAGAAAGCTCTCGACGTTGCTGCACGAAATGCGACTGTCGCCGGGTTTGAGAATGAAGTTCGTCAACTCGATAGCCCTTTGGATGGGAACTCAAACCCATTGGTCCCCACCCTCGGCAACTCCCCTGCTCTTCTCAATGGAGATGCGACTGGTGCAAATCAGTACGAGCTGCAACTTCGTCGCTGGCAGGAAACAGCAGGCTTGATTGTTGAGGATATGTCGGCCGCATATCCGCGTCTCTTCGAAAAGGATGAGATTCAATTCGTGGTCGCAGCCTTAATGCGTCGGCGAAAGCAAGCACGTCGGGCAGACGAAATCTACGGTCGATACTTACAGCGTTTGAACGATGATGATCCCTGGCACGTTGCAGCCAAGGGAGAGGCGTATTTGATTCGTCCCGGAGCGGTCTCTCCGAAACCAGTGGTCTCTTGTAAATCGACTCAACTCGCTCCTGTGCTGGATGGTCGAATCACTGACCTTTGTTGGTCGGAAGCGAATGAAATTCAGCTCGGGAAAGAATCGACCGATGCGGATTTCATTGGGACTGAGCAGGCACGTGGTGGGCAGGTTCAGATCGTTGAACAGAAACCGATTGTCATGTTCTCGCATGATCAAGAGTATCTTTACATCGGGGGAACTGTCCCGAAGAGCGATGAGATTGAGTATTCTGAAACTGAGCAAGCAGGTCGTCCTCGGGATGCTGATCTCGGGAAACATGACTACATCTCCATTCAGTTCGATATCGATCGTGACTACGTCACGTATTATCGTTTCGATGTCGATCAACGTGGCTGGACTCGCGAAGCTTGTTGGGATGCCTGGGGATATAATCCCGAATGGTTTGTAGCCGCTGCACAGGATGCAACAACATGGTCATTTGAAATTGCGATTCCAATTCAAGAACTCGTCGCTTCTGAACTGAACGTGAATCAGACTTGGGCGTTGGGGGTCACACGTGTTATCCCGGGAGTCGGAGTTCAAAGCTGGACGAACTCCGGCGGCGAGACACCCTTGCCACCCCGCTTTGGTTTTCTTCGATTCGAATAA
- a CDS encoding YybH family protein produces MLLRPALRGPFVLMAMLLIGSNIAAAQETPQVKSEEFTVPEEEKPFWESAQKFVDAYANRDAEAIGELFTEDAGFLDELGVRTHGRAAIISRFEEAFADGSQAMIEAINIEGVRYLSETVAIEEGVVLATEGPGQPLNRNRYVAIHTKGEDGVWRIEILKDFPREPLGRKQQLAQLSWMLGKWVNEDSQAKVYTECDWSEDGNFLIRKFEVRTFDGRELSGVQRTGWDPIHKKIRSWTFDSSGGVMSGVWTQLGGSWLLTSGGFNSEGETVTSTAVYRIVDAETVQWHFENLVVGDEVHLAGETISMVRQPPKPGLTEAAEK; encoded by the coding sequence ATGCTCCTACGCCCTGCTCTGCGAGGACCATTTGTTCTTATGGCGATGTTGCTCATTGGGAGCAATATCGCGGCTGCTCAGGAGACACCTCAGGTCAAATCCGAGGAATTTACTGTTCCAGAGGAAGAAAAGCCGTTTTGGGAGAGTGCTCAAAAATTCGTCGATGCTTATGCAAATCGTGATGCAGAAGCGATTGGGGAATTGTTCACGGAAGATGCTGGATTCCTGGATGAATTAGGAGTTCGGACACATGGTCGAGCTGCAATCATTTCCCGCTTCGAAGAGGCTTTTGCTGACGGTTCTCAAGCGATGATCGAAGCGATCAATATCGAAGGTGTTCGTTATTTGAGCGAAACCGTTGCCATTGAAGAAGGAGTTGTTCTCGCCACCGAAGGCCCGGGGCAACCGCTCAATCGCAATCGCTACGTCGCAATTCATACGAAGGGGGAAGACGGTGTTTGGCGGATTGAGATTCTCAAGGACTTTCCTCGAGAACCACTCGGTCGCAAACAGCAACTTGCTCAACTCTCATGGATGTTGGGAAAATGGGTGAATGAAGATTCCCAGGCAAAAGTGTATACGGAATGTGACTGGTCTGAAGATGGAAATTTTTTGATCAGAAAATTTGAGGTCCGGACTTTTGACGGTCGCGAACTTTCTGGTGTCCAACGAACCGGTTGGGATCCCATTCACAAAAAGATTCGCTCTTGGACTTTTGATTCTAGTGGTGGGGTCATGTCTGGAGTCTGGACTCAACTGGGAGGGAGTTGGCTCTTAACGTCTGGTGGTTTCAACTCCGAAGGAGAAACTGTGACGAGTACCGCTGTCTATCGGATTGTTGACGCGGAAACGGTCCAGTGGCATTTTGAAAATCTCGTCGTGGGAGATGAAGTCCATCTCGCCGGGGAAACAATTTCGATGGTTCGGCAACCACCAAAACCGGGGCTTACTGAAGCTGCAGAAAAGTAA
- a CDS encoding IS110 family RNA-guided transposase: MFYVGLDVHTTQITVCVLKNNGKVHKRWTVRELKQLIETLSKLTEPFQVCFEASCNYGWLSEALKKVALRVVVAHPGQLRLIFRSHKKNDRNDAEKLTKLLYVDQLPEVHVPPADVRAWRELVTFRKRTIEKRTRAKNGIRALLRSLGIKAPTRPGLWTKAGMQWLKELTFEQSLLAIKRDILVQEIDFLTTQVQRLETELKKFSRDNPAVFQLQSIPGVGLRTAETMVAFIDDPHRFKSSKQVGAYFGLVPTQDQSSDKNRLGHITRQGSAAARAMLTEAAWQAIRRSATVRAYFERIQRDDPARKKIALVATSHYLSRVMWAMLKHGTLWKEAVPAVSA, encoded by the coding sequence ATGTTTTACGTTGGATTAGACGTTCACACAACACAAATTACGGTTTGCGTCCTCAAGAACAACGGAAAGGTTCACAAGCGATGGACGGTTCGCGAGCTCAAGCAGTTGATCGAAACGCTTTCCAAGCTGACCGAGCCGTTTCAGGTCTGTTTCGAGGCGAGTTGCAATTACGGCTGGCTGTCCGAAGCACTCAAGAAAGTGGCTCTGCGGGTGGTGGTCGCGCATCCCGGACAACTCAGATTGATCTTCAGATCGCACAAGAAGAACGACCGCAACGATGCCGAAAAGCTCACCAAGCTGTTGTATGTCGATCAACTTCCCGAGGTCCATGTCCCACCCGCCGACGTCCGGGCGTGGCGGGAACTGGTCACCTTCCGCAAGCGAACCATCGAAAAGCGAACCCGAGCCAAGAATGGAATTCGAGCCTTGTTAAGATCATTGGGAATCAAAGCTCCCACGCGACCTGGTCTCTGGACCAAAGCAGGGATGCAGTGGCTCAAAGAACTGACATTCGAACAATCGCTGCTGGCAATAAAACGAGACATACTTGTCCAGGAAATCGATTTTTTGACAACGCAGGTGCAAAGGCTCGAAACCGAATTGAAAAAATTCTCCCGGGACAACCCCGCTGTCTTTCAGCTGCAATCGATTCCGGGAGTTGGTCTGCGAACCGCCGAGACAATGGTCGCATTCATCGACGATCCGCATCGCTTCAAAAGCAGCAAACAGGTGGGAGCCTACTTCGGTCTGGTTCCGACTCAGGATCAATCGTCGGACAAGAACCGCCTGGGACACATCACTCGACAAGGCTCTGCGGCAGCTCGTGCGATGTTGACCGAAGCCGCCTGGCAAGCGATCCGCCGATCGGCAACGGTCCGAGCCTACTTCGAGAGAATTCAACGCGACGATCCGGCACGCAAGAAAATTGCCTTGGTGGCGACGTCACATTACTTGTCACGAGTCATGTGGGCGATGCTCAAACATGGCACACTTTGGAAAGAGGCCGTTCCTGCGGTCAGTGCCTGA